In a single window of the Aridibaculum aurantiacum genome:
- a CDS encoding slipin family protein, translating into MQDVPIVLIIVILFSLYILGSAIRILNEYERGVVFRLGRMVGVRGPGLILLVPIIEKMVKVSLRTVVMDVPPQDVITEDNVSIKVNAVIYFRVIQPEKAIIEVENFMVATSQISQTTLRSVLGQSELDDLLSQREKINHRLQEIIDSQTEPWGIKVSNVEVKQIDLPQEMQRAMARQAEAERERRSKVIAAEGEFQASQRLSDAAKVLSDQPSALTLRYLQTLREIAVENNSTTIFPVPIDLLKPFMQQPDKKIDQ; encoded by the coding sequence ATGCAAGACGTACCAATTGTTCTCATTATTGTAATTCTGTTCTCATTGTACATCCTTGGAAGCGCCATCCGCATTCTCAATGAATATGAACGAGGCGTTGTATTCAGGTTAGGCCGAATGGTTGGCGTTCGTGGCCCAGGCTTGATACTTCTTGTGCCCATCATTGAAAAAATGGTGAAAGTTAGCCTGCGGACAGTAGTTATGGACGTGCCACCACAAGATGTTATTACCGAAGACAATGTTTCCATAAAAGTGAATGCCGTTATCTACTTCAGGGTTATACAACCAGAAAAAGCAATTATTGAAGTAGAGAACTTTATGGTGGCTACATCTCAGATTTCTCAAACTACTTTGCGAAGTGTTCTGGGCCAGTCAGAACTGGATGATCTTTTATCGCAAAGAGAAAAAATTAATCATAGGCTACAGGAGATAATCGATTCTCAAACAGAACCATGGGGAATAAAAGTGAGCAACGTGGAAGTGAAGCAGATAGACCTGCCGCAGGAAATGCAACGTGCAATGGCACGCCAGGCTGAAGCAGAACGCGAAAGAAGAAGTAAAGTAATTGCCGCTGAAGGAGAATTTCAGGCTTCGCAGCGTTTGTCTGATGCAGCCAAAGTTTTGAGTGACCAGCCAAGTGCTCTTACACTTCGTTACCTGCAAACGCTTCGTGAAATTGCTGTTGAGAACAATTCTACAACCATTTTCCCGGTACCAATAGACCTCCTGAAACCATTTATGCAGCAGCCCGATAAGAAGATCGACCAGTAG